GCGCGTTTGCCCACTCCCCCGGCTGGCAGCGTTGTCTCGGGTTGCGCCAGACAATTCCCATCATGTTTGTTAGGCAACAACACCATGAATTTATAGATTTTATTCACAATAAAACAGCAATGCCTTTTTGTGAAAGCGATGCGCGGCGCAGCAAGGGCGAGATGGAGGCAGAGTTCCAAAGCTGCGCTGCGCTGCCTGTGGGCTTACACCCCGGCAGCGGCCAGGGCCGCGTCCACGATCTCCTTGGCCTCAGTCTGCAAAGCCTTGAGGTGGTCGCGGCCCTTGAAGCTTTCAGCATAGATTTTATAGACGTCCTCGGTGCCTGAAGGCCTGGCGGCAAACCAGCCGTTTTCCGTGGTCACCTTGAGACCGCCGATGGCCGCGCCATTGCCCGGGGCGGTGGTGAGCCGGCCGGTGATGGCCTCGCCGGCCAGGGACGCGACCTGCACCATCTCGGGCGAAAGCTTGGCCAGGACGGCCTTTTGCGCCTTGCTGGCCGGGGCGTCCGTGCGCTCATAGACCGGCTCGCCGTAGCGGGCCGTCAGGTCGGCGTAATGGGCGGCCGGGTCCTTGCCGGTCTTGGCCGTGATTTCGGCCGCCAGCAAGTCCATGATGATGCCGTCTTTGTCCGTGGTCCAGACCGTGCCGTCGGTGCGCAGATAGGAAGCCCCAGCGCTCTCTTCACCGCCAAAGCCGAACGAGCCGTCAACAAGGCCCGGCACGAACCATTTAAAGCCCACCGGCACCTCGCACAGCCGTCGGCCAAGCCCGGCCGCCACCCGGTCGATCATGGCGCTCGACACCACGGTCTTGCCCACGGCCGCGTCGGTCCGCCAGCGCTTGCGCGTGGCAAACAGATAGTTGATGGCCACGGCCAGATAGTTGTTGGGGTTCAAGAGTCCGGCCGAGCGGGTGACGATGCCGTGGCGGTCGTAATCGGGATCGTTGCCAAAGGCGATGTCGTAGGCGTCGCGGTGCTCAATCAGCCGGGCCATGGCATAGGGCGAGGAGCAATCCATCCGGATTTTCCCATCCCGGTCCACGGTCATAAACGAAAAGGTCGGGTCCACCACGTCGCTTATAAGCGACAGGTTCAGGCCATAGCGTTCAACCAGGGGTTCCCAGTAGGCCACGCCCGAGCCGCCCAGCGGATCGACGCCGATGCGGATGCCGGAGTCGCGGATGGCGGCCATGTCGCAGATATTGGCCAGATCGGCCACGTAGGGCGCGATATAATCATAGTGCTCAACGCACGCCGCAACCAGGGCAGCGGCCAGGGGGATGCGGCGCACCCCGACCAGCCCCTTTTCCAGAAGAGCGTTGGCCGCTTCCTG
The nucleotide sequence above comes from Desulfovibrio sp. TomC. Encoded proteins:
- the pgm gene encoding phosphoglucomutase (alpha-D-glucose-1,6-bisphosphate-dependent) yields the protein MPVSPLAGKPAPRSLLVNVPRLVADYYAVKPDPTDPGCRVSFGTSGHRGTSFNGSFNEDHILATTQAICNYRQGQGISGPLYLGMDTHALSEPAWITALEVLAANGVATRIQTGRGYTPTPVISHAILTFNRDHKGVLADGIVITPSHNPPEDGGFKYNPPSGGPADTDITKSVQEAANALLEKGLVGVRRIPLAAALVAACVEHYDYIAPYVADLANICDMAAIRDSGIRIGVDPLGGSGVAYWEPLVERYGLNLSLISDVVDPTFSFMTVDRDGKIRMDCSSPYAMARLIEHRDAYDIAFGNDPDYDRHGIVTRSAGLLNPNNYLAVAINYLFATRKRWRTDAAVGKTVVSSAMIDRVAAGLGRRLCEVPVGFKWFVPGLVDGSFGFGGEESAGASYLRTDGTVWTTDKDGIIMDLLAAEITAKTGKDPAAHYADLTARYGEPVYERTDAPASKAQKAVLAKLSPEMVQVASLAGEAITGRLTTAPGNGAAIGGLKVTTENGWFAARPSGTEDVYKIYAESFKGRDHLKALQTEAKEIVDAALAAAGV